In the Populus nigra chromosome 2, ddPopNigr1.1, whole genome shotgun sequence genome, ataacaaaatttagtAAAAGTTTTGGGGTAATTGTATAAGTTGTAAAagtatttaagaaaaaacccaatttaaacccaattgtatttttaaatataggttctatattattattattattaaaaatactgGTTGTTTAGCcatgcaaattaattaatctcacTAAAATACTACCCAAAACTTTATGaaaatctaattattaaaatatgaaattcaagatctaataataataaaaaaaaagatataagatAAGTTGattcggtaaaaaaaaaagattggagcAAAAAAACGGagattaaaaatactttataaggGACAGACATATTAgagctctatttttttataaatttggtattattagaaaaatctcgACAAGACAATTTTAACATCATTTTGAAAGACtatcaaataaatttgtaattaacTCTTAATTAACTCCGAACAAAACTCCTAACCAATTATAACTTTGTTTAGTGATCTTCTAATATGTGGTTAGAATCGTCTCGTTGAAATCTTTCTAATAGTACCagatatgttaaaaattaaatctcgTTATGTTTTTAATGAcctattcttttatttcttaattttttttattagatcttcataaaattaagtaatactctaaaagACATGGGGAAAGTACTGAAGCTTCCCCacgccttttattttcattcacttatatattattattattattattattattattataaactgcTCATTTTTTTccgttcttttttcttttttatgcttttatggctttttctttttgcttttttatgtgttttttttaatgaatttttttttaatttagtttgttaatgttaaattttattttatttagttatcagactttcatgacatggatcctaagtttgacgggttaacctggtttgacaagttaatccgaaattttttttgtttttaattaattttttatttagtttgtttgttaatgttaaatttctttctatttaattatcagactttcatgacacgtctCCCAggcttgacaggttaacccagttaattctaggttaacccgtaatttttttttttctatttaattatcaaactttcatgacgtgaatctcagatttgatgagttaacctgatttgaagggttaacttagttaattcatattttttttttcttcattagttttttcttccggttggttttttttctttatttttttctttttaattaatctatttaatcatcacacttttatgacacgaccttgcagtcagacccacatccaaaGCTCTCGGGTCTGCTATTGCAACTAGACTCAATTAAACTTGAgtaatgtaagtttaatattattattaatattataaatattactcttgggtcaagcgttgTAGCTAGACCAAAGACTCTTAGGTATATCTTTGTTGAAAGatctaacactcttagatcttagcattttttgatttttttatgcaatgaaaaaaaataacccgtggcgtatgcctttattttttttttcttttcctttttaagccttttactgtggactgcacagtgcagtccacagtgaaaaaactgatgcctttagtttttttttgtctttttatcttttttaattattttttaatttagttttttaatattaaatttttttctatttaattatcatactttcataACATTAATTtcaggtttaacgggttaacccagttgattcagattttttctcttcgttagtttttttttcctgttggtttttttctttatttttttctttttaattaatctatttaattattatatttttatgatacgaCCTTACAGCCAGACCTACATCCAAGACTATTAGGTCTGGTATTGCAGCTAGACCcatttaaacttgggtcatgcaagtttaatattattattaatattataaatatcagtCTTAGGTCAGACGTTGCAACTAAACCCGAAATTCTTgggtatatttttataaaaaaatctaatatcttaatatttttttaatattttttatataaaaaaattaatctatgaTATCagcgggtcatgtaactagtattAAGTTAAATTTGGTAGAGATCAATCAATTTGGATGAAACAAGCAATTTGGCTTTTGTAACACGTGTGAGACTAGGATCCAAGATTGGCCAGCTAGGCCCCACGAATGAGAAATAGCGGTGTCCATTTAGGTTGTAGTAAGTGGTAAATAAATATGTCCGGCCATGTGTCCCGGCTTAGAACTCCGATAATGTTAATTTggagttaatttagattaatttaaattttttttatatatttttaaaaaatttaaaaataatatattttagtgaAATAATTTCCTTGACTGTAGGAGATCCACTACTACACGAAAAGATTACTATACGGATATTACCTTTGATACAGCatccatatttaaaaaatcatcttatatttaatttttaattaatttaattaaaaaataaaaataataaaatttaaacttttaattacttgataagtttaattttatattgacCCGTGAAAACCAATTAGTGAACAGTTGATTAAACCACTAAACcaataaagtattattttaaccGGTTTCAATACTCTTTCAGTtctaataacattatttttatattatttttaacaaaaataaaataaaataaaattcattagttaaactgttttttttttatttgaaatcatatCCTTCAGCTCTTGGATAAAGTTTAGTCAATAGATTTATATTAGAATGATCTAATGTACACTccactttttgttatttttattccatTATTTATTGTATAGactaaaataaatgtatttaataTGCTTCTTCTATCTTATTGAAatcttaaatgtaaaaaaattaaaatagatctTATTTAgattctgaaaaaaatatacaagaaatATAATAGATTATGCCTAGgtatttatgaatttatttaaaaaaaaaattatgtaaattttatttctcacaaattaacattgaattaatcaatGTTGTAAATTCTATGAATAAGTTACTCAATAAATCATGACCCTAAATGTTTTAGGTACCATAAATTACTATGAATCATATATAGAAGGATCTAAAAAGAAATgagggtgaaaataaaaaaaattacttaaagggtaaacaaaaaatatcaattgaagggttaaattgaattgaaaaatagttttaacaaaagaaaaaaatcaaaagaatgagggctaagttgaaaaaaataaaacaacaaaagctttgattgagggatgaaattgaaagctaaaaaaacttcaataaaagggtcaaaaaaaaatttaaaaccaaaagattaaggaccaaaatgaaaaaaaaacatatgacaaattttaattgaggactaacttgaaaaaaaaaatttataaaaaggaaTAAGAgcgaaataaaaaatcaaaaaaacaaaagttgaaattatataaaaaaaagaggacaaCCATGCACTTTACATTGTAGGAGAAataaacgaaaaagaaaaaaaaaatcactagtgATAATCCGACTATCATATACATACACCACACCATGTGTAAGAGAACATGATAGGCATTCAAAAGAGATGGTGGAAGGCCAATTTTGTCCATTAGGTGAAGTCAAATGTGCCTTCTAAACAACGCGAACGCCACCCATTTATTGGTATGTACTGAGCACAtaccaataattttttgattaaaaaaatttaaaatttaacatgaaTATACCAAAAACGCTTCTATGACCTTGATGATTTCCCAAAAACTTGtgtgaaagtataaaaataccCTCGATGcaaaccttattttttattcttttcaatgtcAAATAAGTATTTTAACTGTAAATGAAGAatggaaaaaccaaaaaaatccttGCCTAATagcctaatatttttttgatcctagggtaaagaaatatttttattatttaaaaatttatgaaaagtaaaaaaaattattgatcaacaactttaaatttaattaatttttaaggtaaaaatatattttcactgtacaaaaaataaataaaacctagataatctcaaataattttttaataaccaatgaataataataataaaaagactgGAGCACCTCAATAACCAACAGCTattttttacactaaaaaataaaacaataatttcaccGTAGTAATTCAAACTAGTTATATCTACTGCTACATTGAAATATCACAccttatatattgttttaatgatagaactataattataaaacttaatttaaggTTTTACCTGCATCTATTCAACTAaacctttattttcttaaagagtaattaaaatgttataattttaataaaaaatatttttttaaaaagttaataggTTAAGGGTTTCACCGATGAATATTATagaaatatagagtatatatacgaaagggtttcaaattccacattgaaaaaatattatgttatccttttaagttgaaatatttaaatcaaaatttttttttattatacattgaaaaaaaataattttttttggaaacatagagtatgtATACTAATGAGTTTTCAAATCcgatattgaaaaaacataacttttttcatgagaacattgagtatatatatgaaagggtttcaaatcccacatttaaaagatattattttatctttttaagttgaagtatttaaattaaaaagtttttttattttacattaaaaaaacatgatttttttgagaaatatagagtatatatattaatgaatttcaaatcttatattaaaaaaatattatttttttcatgaaaatatagagtatatatacgaaagggtttcaaatctcacattgaaaagatattatgttattcttttaaattgaaatatttaaatcaaaaggtttttttatcccacgttaaaaaaacatgatttttttttttaaaatatagaatatatatataaaaatgtttcaaatcctttgaaaaaaatactatattatatttttaaattaaaatatttaaattaaaattctttttatttcatattagaaaaaacatgattttcttcttaaaaatatttaaattcaatttctttcaaaaaaagcaaaaaaggaaaaaggggtACGTGGCAATTAAGAAGCACTACAAGTCAAATCGTCCTTAATACTGCTGTGATTGGACCCACCTATCCTTCCCTTTTGTACCATCCCCTTCTCCTCTGctacttgtttatttatttcccTACTTTTTTAACACTTCCTTGCTCCTTCCATATAGCCATAGCCATATTGTGGCAAAGGCACAATCTTTGCTTAAAGATTCATTTTATGATGAGACATGGTGGGTTTAAGTATAGTTCTTGAGGCACAAAAGAGTGGTAGTGTTAACAGCAAAACCCCACAAGTTATCAACAAGGCtaccatgatgatgatgatgatcagcAACAAACCTTCTTCCGGCCCTCCTAGTTTTTCTTCTGCAACTGCTCCTTTACCTTCTTACAGAAACTGTTCTTTTCCAGTCCCTGCTTTTCTTCAACAATGCTTTCTCTGTGGGCAGAAACTCTTGCCTGGAAAAGATATATACATGTACAAGTAAGTAAAGTGTTGTGCTGGATCTCTGTGACATGTTTCTGTTAACCTTCAAGACTtcatcttttcttgtttttgtgcaAAGCCCAGATCTTTATTATCTCCTTTGCTTTGTTTGTGTGCTAAGAAGTTTTGATTTGGATGTTGGGTAATTATGTTCTTGATTTGTTGTGTGTAGAGGGGACAGGGCTTTTTGTAGCGTGGAGTGCAGGTGCAGGCAGATATTTATGGACGAGGAAGAGACAATAAGGAAAGAGAACTGTTCATTCTCTGCAATGAAACCAACTGGttctgctgctgcttcttcctcctcctccactaAAAGCACTTCTACAACTCCTGCTTATCGTCACCGCAAAACCACAAGAAACCGAGCGGGTGGTTTTGCTTACTGAGAGGGGGGAAAGGGAGGCCTCGGTGGtgctgttttttcttcttctagttTTGCCCTTGTTACTTTTTTGTAATGACATTTCTATCCTTTTTCGTTTGGGTAAACTATGAAGCTGACAAgggtttttaattaactttttagcCCCCACATACCTCTATGGGCATAGTTTACAAACCAGGCTTAACCCGGGAATATTCCAcgtaaaaaatagataaatggttgtaaattttaatataaattgataaataatcaGGAAAAAAAGGGGAGGAATCGCCTGCATAAGGTCAAGGTTAAGCCGAGCTAGAATAAAACCTGCAATTCCCTCTCCATAGCTATATTTGAGAGTGTTGATGctcaacaaatattttatttgaaaataggTGTAGAATAATTAATGCAAAATGGTGGATTCATTTGAGAAGCGCGTGTTAGTGTAGGTGTAGAGGACGCTGTGCACTGCCAAGGGAACAATTTTGATGGTGCTGAAGCTAGTAGTGGTGAATCAAGAAGAATTTGTActtggaaaaaagagagaagaatttGTACTTGTGGACAATTGTATGGTACCCATTGGCAAACCAAAATTACCCTCTAGAACAATGAAGAAAATGGTTCTCTTATTAGAATATTTCTTGCAAAAAACCCTGTCGTTTTATTTCTATGTGACCATGTGCTTGCATGGCTGCATTCTTACCtggctttgttttgttttgtttgcttgCAGAAAATGCCGAAAATATGAAGGTTTGATCGTAAAACTAACATAAAATCAAACTTTGTTGTGAAACCTGGCTTGGCGAGTGGGTTGACACGAGACTCGTTTAATTAgtgaatttttaattgaatcagtTTGAATTCTTAATTGAATCAGTTcgagttgaataaaaaataaaaaaacccagtcGCTTcactattaatttattaatttttttaattaaaatgatatttttttaatttttttaaagaagttttaagaCCGAATTAACCTTCTTAAACCCACCTGCAATccagtttcaaaactataaaatatatatattatcttttaaacCCACCTGCATTCTTACCtggctttgttttgttttgtttgcttgCAAAAAAAATGCCGAAAATATGAAGGTTTGATTGTAAAACTgacataaaattaaacattgtTTTGAAACCTGGCTGGCTTGACGAGAGGGTTGACACGAGACTCAATTAATTAgggaatttttaattgaatgagttcgagttgaataaaaaataaaagaacccAGTCGCTTcactattaatttattaatttttttaattaaaatgatattattttaatttttttttaaaaaaatttaagaccgAATTAACCTTCTTAAACCCACCTGCAGTCCagtttcaatgatatttttatttttttatttttgatatttttataagagttttgtttatttttaatatattcttttaactTCAATGTCATATATAATGTTTTCGTTGAAttgattttcagttttatctttcaatcaCAGTTTatggtgtattattttttataattcggtcatcattcttttgattttatttttattaaagttatttttcttttcaatgtaaCCGTTCtatcaaatgttttttgtttccctccaatttgttttatattttgactttcatccttattcttttaattataattttttattttagaacattttctgtaattgattttttttttcaatttcatccttcaacgttTGAATTGTTTGGGATtgggctttataattttttttaaggtactTCCGGTCTAATGACATGGTTCACAAGTTTAAAATGTTAATGTAAGTCaacatcttttttgttttgctcaATTTCGTTTCTGATTTTAtcgtttaacattattttttttaaaagactagctttatgttttttttaaaaaaatttattttatgttgagttatcttggtctcatgataTGGATCACGAGTTTTGctggttaactcaggttgattCGTCCCTTATTACCCAAGTTTAATATTTATCATGTTAActcagattgtttttttttgtctcatttttttaatccaaatttgCACTTCCAAGGTTTTCTATCTAAGTTAtagtgatcttttttttttttaataaaaatcttgtTCTTTTACTATCATTGCCTATTTTTCTATATCGTCTAATTAAAATACaactaacttattaaattcaattggGCCTATAACCCATgtcgtttgtttttttaaacgcGCTTGCAACACCTAAACTATCActgtctttttcttattttttattctaattttggattttattttaattaataccttttgtttaataattttttaacttatgtttcaattaatatccctcctctaatttttttttcttgtgttagcCTTTTTTgcataaatgtttttgttttaaaaaattattttatatatatttaatttttaaaaaattattttaatttatctataattgttttatgtttcatatagataaactttatttttaaaaataactttatttttttatttatttacacaaataattatcaatttatttaattagatgattgcataagcttttctatttatattaattttttttatataaaaaacatgtcaaaaaaatctctctctctctctctctctctatatatatatatatatatatatatatattaaaaaatatacaacccACAATAAAATACAAGTCAAATATAGCTAGTGTGTGTATATAATGTACACGCGCGCACACACATGCCAAGTTAGAGAAGAGGGTGGTGGGTGGCAGGCATAAAGTCACTGGATTCTGTCCTCAGACTAGCGAGGTGGGCACGAAGGTACTGATATtggaatttaaaagaataagaaaatgtgTTAGGAATTAGGAACTTGGAATCTTTTATAGTTTCCCATGTGCCCATGCAGTCATGAAAGCTGGAACCCTTGCTTAGCTATGAAGGGCAAACCATACATGGGAGGGTGGGAGAGTATTTTATATGGTGCTATATGCCACCACCCTCCCTGGAAAGCGACAGCTGTGTTCTTGCACCACCCTGTCGATAATCCGATTCTGTTTTATCGGTTCCGAGATGCATTCCAGACAAAACTGTATGGTGCTAATCACAACTCTTTCTGGGGATCTTCGACCTTTAATCTATGTACAGGTGAACAGAGATTAGTTAAAAATCTACCCAGTCAAACTcttcaaaaatacaaacaaagagAGATTCATCTTCAGGCAGAGCCTTCGCAGTGACAGCTGAGCTTGTGCATATTCACTTGTTCTTCTCTACACGTGACTTGACCATTTTCTTATTACTTTTCAGTTTTGAATACGATATCAGggataaatgatattttagtttatatccAAGTCTTTGAATCAACAGCTTCAACTTCCCTGATGAAAGAAGCTACTCATGATAATTCAATGCAGCCAGCATCCACACGATGAATAACTATGACAAAAGTACTATCCAAAGATAAAAGCAGCAACTCAGTGGACTGAGGGACGGAGATTCATATCCACAGGTTCAAAACCATTTTAACTGTGATCAAATATACATGTTAGGCACAGGAAATTCTGGCTAGAGTCTTTGCATGCCAGGAAGTTTCAATTAATACATACAAGCACTAGCTATAGCATCATGATCATAAATGCATTATCAGCATAGTTGTGATCTCCGTGACCATCAGGATCAACCAGATTTGAATAGCAAAACAGCTTTCTGGTCCAAATAGAAATAAACAAAGTGGTTCGTCTCATGAGTCACATATGAACCTGTATTTCAGGAACAAAATGAAAACAGAACAAAAGTTACTAAACTTTTTCATGAAACAAGTTACACGCAATCCAATTTCCCTCAAAGGATCAAAATGGATCAGTGAGGATGGAAAGCAAGGCATTTTCTTCTTTACCAATTCAGTAAGATAAACTAAAATGAAGCGAGAACAGTTAGCCAACACAGTGTGCACAGTCCAATTAAGATGCACCAATCTCAACAAACATAGAATACATATTCTCGAAGCATGATGATGGGACGTCTAGTACTACTAGACAGGGATCAATCTCATGTTTGAGCATCTAACTGCTAATTTTCCTCTGTAAAAGAGATATGCAAGTGGCGGTGTTAGAACTAGTATAGAAATCTTACACAAATTCTCATTCATGATTTCTAGAAACTCAGAACATGTTCATGAGTAGGCAAAGTGCCATTCTCGGTTGTGACctgggtgaaattgaaaacaacagATGCATTCGTGCACATTTACTTGAAAGAGAGGACAGATAGTGCGATGCTCTTCCCACCTTGGCCCACAATTAACAATCCCTTTACTTATTTAATTCCCACTTAtgcatcatctttttttttttttttctaaccatgtttgtttataaaattaagtattttacaACTGAAATTATTAgctccaaaagagaaatcattcTAGAAGTTATATGTGGAAAGAATAAGAAGCTGGGCTAGGCTTAAACTCACGTTGGACAACAAGAAAATCAGAACGGATTCAGGCTGATCAGAACATACTGTAACCTGATTTTGAAACTAGGCAACAAACTAGTATATggaaagctatatccaatccaGACAACTAACCAGTATAGTTTTCTAGTAAAATCCTACTTAAACACTATATTTTCCACAATCCGATGTCGTTCTTCTTTCTCatatttatctatatatttGTTAGACAGCACCAAATGATCCGAAATGCAGCCCAACTGGAGGCAGTTTTTAAACCAAAGCAAGTCAAATACCTGTACCAGTAACTGCGAGATATATACCTATAtttacttctttctttctttctttctttttcttttgcataAATTGAAACTGTGAGATAGTTTGAGTGTAAGCTGAGATTTGAGTCAATATCCTATTTCTACTAATCCACAAAATATATGACTTTAAATAATCATAATCTTTTTCTGTACACAGAAAAAAGGCATCACttcaaacaaaaatctcaagaGTTTCGTTTGAATTTAACATATAATGCCCCTAATTGATTAACTACTTTTATTGTTTCTGACACAATTGAGTTCCAGCACAAGCTCTGTTCACTAAGAGGTCCATCATGGATCCTCATGCTGTGAAAATACAAACACTTTTGCTGTGCTACCTCTAAAGTAGTTGATTAACAGCCATctgaagcaaagaaaagaaattttctttttccaccATGTGCATCTCTTGAACATGGATATACCAGTTTCACTCTAACCCCATGTCAGCATGAACTGAACATTGAGATCCATCACGTTGAAGATTAAATATCCTTGTCAAACTATCGACCATAATATATttgacaaattatattttttacagcCAGATTATACAAACACTTTAATTTGGCTAAATTTAACAGGCAAAGCCAGAGTCCTATTCTCAAGCAAATGAGATGTCCCTCTGATTTTGTGCAAATAACAATGTATATTTACAATATGTTCTAAATTATGTGCTATGCCTGATTAAAATCTTTAGGGAA is a window encoding:
- the LOC133683149 gene encoding FCS-Like Zinc finger 15-like, which gives rise to MVGLSIVLEAQKSGSVNSKTPQVINKATMMMMMISNKPSSGPPSFSSATAPLPSYRNCSFPVPAFLQQCFLCGQKLLPGKDIYMYKGDRAFCSVECRCRQIFMDEEETIRKENCSFSAMKPTGSAAASSSSSTKSTSTTPAYRHRKTTRNRAGGFAY